From one Humulus lupulus chromosome 8, drHumLupu1.1, whole genome shotgun sequence genomic stretch:
- the LOC133798284 gene encoding protein yippee-like isoform X2: MRNLLGPHFLQLQTNNITRAKSFHSRHGKAYLFSKVANISLGEKEDRMMMTGLHTVADIFCVGCGSIVGWKYETAHEKNQKYKEGKSVLERVKIAGPDGNNYWINHETQVGGSDADDA; this comes from the exons atGCGAAATCTTCTCGGTCCACATTTCTTGCAACTACAGACTAACAATATAACGAGAGCTAAG TCCTTTCATAGCAGGCACGGGAAAGCTTATCTCTTCAGTAAGGT AGCTAATATCTCTCTTGGAGAGAAAGAAGATAGAATGATGATGACTGGATTGCACACTGTCGCCGATATTTTCTGCGTTGGCTGTGGATCAATTGTTGGGTGGAAATAT GAGACTGCTCATGAGAAGAACCAAAAGTACAAAGAAGGAAAATCTGTACTTGAACG GGTCAAGATTGCGGGTCCTGATGGAAACAATTATTGGATCAATCATGAGACACAGGTTGGTGGAAGTGATGCAGATGATGCTTAA
- the LOC133798284 gene encoding protein yippee-like isoform X1: MGRLFVVSLEGRVYSCKHCRTHLALCEDVVSKSFHSRHGKAYLFSKVANISLGEKEDRMMMTGLHTVADIFCVGCGSIVGWKYETAHEKNQKYKEGKSVLERVKIAGPDGNNYWINHETQVGGSDADDA, encoded by the exons ATGGGGAGATTGTTTGTTGTGAGCCTAGAGGGGAGGGTCTACAGCTGCAAACACTGCCGTACCCATCTCGCTCTTTGTGAAGATGTTGTTTCAAAG TCCTTTCATAGCAGGCACGGGAAAGCTTATCTCTTCAGTAAGGT AGCTAATATCTCTCTTGGAGAGAAAGAAGATAGAATGATGATGACTGGATTGCACACTGTCGCCGATATTTTCTGCGTTGGCTGTGGATCAATTGTTGGGTGGAAATAT GAGACTGCTCATGAGAAGAACCAAAAGTACAAAGAAGGAAAATCTGTACTTGAACG GGTCAAGATTGCGGGTCCTGATGGAAACAATTATTGGATCAATCATGAGACACAGGTTGGTGGAAGTGATGCAGATGATGCTTAA